The segment agaaggaggaaaggcaggCGGGACATTTGAGAGGCAGATGGGGAAAGGGGTAAGCAGAGGGTTAATAGGGACCAATAGGGATGGCTGCTGCCAAAATGGAGATTTTGCAATGGAGGAAGTGGAGggtgaaggaggaagggagaggaaactGGACATTTCAGATGCAGTTGGGAAAGGAGCAGGCGATGAACTGGGAGAACTGGAGGGCTTGAGAATGAGATGGATGAGAGCGAAACCTGCAGGACGTTTCAAAATCAGATAAGGACAGACTGGGGCTGTCCAGTGAGAACTGGGCCATCGGAGGGTCTGCCCAGGCTGGGGACTTGCTTCAGGGTCCATGGTGCTCACTTTCCATGTCTGGGGATGAGGGTCCCGCTCCAGAGGCCCCCAAGGAAGCCCCCAAGGCAATAGATGGAGACGATGGAGGACCAGAGGAGGGTGAGGGTCTCGGGTGCGAGGGGGGCTCTGTGCCGCCGGACCCACGAGGCGTTGAGGAACCTCTTGATGTCCTGAAGGAAGGAAACCAGAATAGGAGGGTCTGAAATCTGAGGGAAGGAGAGACCCCCGCCCTCAAACGCTGAACCCCAGAAGGCCTTAGGAGGCCTGTGGCAAAGGCCCACATCCCAGAAAACAAAGAAGGACTTCAAAACCCATGTGTCTGCATTCAGCTGGAGGCTTTGGAGGAAGAGTTGCAAAGGCCATGCGTTTCTGTGCGCATGTCCAGGTTGGACCATGTCCAGCCCCCAGGCCAAGGCCAAGGCTAAGGTCACTCACCTGGGAAGGGTAGGCAATGGCAGAGACCTGGAAGCCGATGAGGAGGTTCCCCCCGAGCCCCAAAACCAGGATCATCAGAAGGAGGTGGCGATGCTGCACCTGCAAAggaacaaggccccactgtagaCACCTTtatctctccccttccttccttcctttgccctttctttcccttcttctctctctttgcatcttctttcttgctgtttcctccttccttccgtccctccctctgtccctctTCTGGCAATATCTGGCCAAAGCTAGGCCATCCAGCCAGGCCGACTGACCATTCAGTAGAAAATGACCCTTTCTTTCCCGCTAGACAGTTCTATTAGAGGCCAATCTTGCTATACATACATCAATATGCCATACAAAAGACAACACATAACGGTTTTTGTACCCATATTGCGATGGATGTACATCCCTCTCTCTCCGAAACACTTCTTCCCATGATTTATATCCTGATCAGTCTTTTTATAACTGATTCCTTTGTCCAGTTTTGGAAGATGCCTTCCATTTGTTGTCCTTTTCTTCCGATTTCCGTCAATGCATCTACTTCAGCAAA is part of the Sceloporus undulatus isolate JIND9_A2432 ecotype Alabama unplaced genomic scaffold, SceUnd_v1.1 scaffold_4637, whole genome shotgun sequence genome and harbors:
- the LOC121918117 gene encoding solute carrier family 2, facilitated glucose transporter member 9-like, producing MGNAWAFLWELVQHRHLLLMILVLGLGGNLLIGFQVSAIAYPSQDIKRFLNASWVRRHRAPLAPETLTLLWSSIVSIYCLGGFLGGLWSGTLIPRHGK